CCCCACAAGGATAACCGAGGGCAGGGAGAACATAATCCCGCCCAAGAGGATTATCCCCCCGCTCCGCAGGTTATTGAGAAATATCCCCGGCGCGCTGAATTCCACTCCCTTCAGCTTGTCGTAGAGGATATCCATCAGGGTCTTCTGGGTATCCTGCGGGAGGAGCGCCCCGATGAGGGTCATCAGGGTGGTAAATACTACCGCGGTCAGGAAAATACCCCGTTCACGGTACAGCGCGCGGAACAACGCGGGGTAATTCATTATTTCTTTCATAAGTCCCCGAATATTTTTATAGTGTATTATAACCTTAATCCCATTATTTGTAAACCCTGCCGCGGTCACTGCGTGACGGCTAATCCCGATATCGAGCTAATCGGCTTAATATGAATATAGCCCGTGATGAAGGGTAAGCCGGAATAGACGTACCCTAATATACCGCAGAGGGGGAAGCCCCGCGGCGACAGCTTGCCTTCCGTTTCCTACGGGAGGGGATGTCAAGATGCGGGGCGCAGGCTAATTCCGACTGCTGCGCAGGCTAATCCCGATATCAGACTGAGTATTATTATACAAATATAGCCCGTGACGAAGGGTGAACCGGAATAGACGTGCCCTAATATACCGCAGAGGGCTAATCCCGATATCGAGCTAATCGGGTTAATATAAATATAGCCCGTAATGATAAAATAGGTATCATACATGATCACGGGCTATTTACCGATAATAAACCTCCGGTTACATATCGGGACTAGTGTGCGCAGTACCTTGACTTTTTCGCGATTTACTTTTACATTGTTATAGACGACTAACCAAGGAACTCCGATGACGAAAAGTATGGAAGATTACCTCGAAACCGTCTACCTCATCGTCCGCGACAATAAGGTCGCGCGCGTCAAGGATGTGGCCGAGCGTCTGAACGTAAAAAAACCGTCGGTTATCAACGCGCTCAAGGAGCTCGAGACTGAGAAGATGATCGTGCACGAGAAGTACGGCTATATCGAGCTGACCCCCGGCGGCGAGCGCGGGGGGGCGAAAATTTACTCGCGTCATCTCCTGTTGAAAAGTTTCCTCACCGATGTGCTGGGCGTCCCCGAGGAGACCGCCGAGACAGAGGCGTGCTCGATGGAGCATGTCCTCAGCCGGGGCACGTTCGAACGCCTCGAACAATTCATCCAGTCGCAGCTCGGCAAGTAGGGCTACGCACGCCAAGCCCGATATGATTCAACTCAACGGTTTTGACAAATAACCCGTGATGAATAAATCATCCCAAGTAAAAGATTGCTTCTGCTTACACCTCGCAATGACAAAAATCGGTTCGTCAAAACGCTTTTCGGAGCGGTCTTTTTATGCCTCGCAGGGCACGGTATGATGTTCGTCTATAGGGGAATAGGAATTCGGACAATCTCTGCATCGCAGGCTATTTCTTGTTCATTTAAACTTGTTCATGATGGGATTAGCCCGCGCAGCGGTCACCCTGAGCTTTTCCTCTCGCAACGGGGGCGCAATCGAAGGGTGTCATTTCGATAGATTGCTTCATTCACTCCGCTCATTCGCAATGACAACAACCCGTCATCCTGAGCCTGCCGAAGGATAGATTGCTTCTGCCGCGCTTCAGCAATTTTTATAGCGCGGTATCGCAAATACATTCCTATGCAATATCCCGGATTCTTCAGCGGAATTACTAAAAGTCATGCCAAATATATGAATATTTTCATTTTTTTTCTTATTCCCTAAACAATTACCGGTTTATTCCGAAAAGTAAAACAGAATTGTACATGGGGAGTTCTGTATGGCTATTCAGAGGACATTGACCCTCATTAAACCCGACGCCTATAAAGCGGGTAACATCGGGAACATCACTGCTATGATAGAGGAAAACGGTTTTAAGATCGTTCACGCGCTCCTCTTTAAATTCACGGAGAAATCCGCGAAACAATTCTATCATGTCCACGAGGGTAAACCGTTCTTCGACGGCCTGATACAATTCACCGTTTCCGATAAAGTGCTTGCTATGGTGCTCGAGAAGGAGAACGCGGTGGCCGATTTTCGTAAACTGATGGGGGCGACCGATCCCGCGAAGGCGGAGCCCGGCACTATCCGCGCGAAATACGGTACCGCGATGCCGAAGAACGCCGTACACGGCTCCGACTCGGATACCAACGCGAAAAAGGAAATTACCTACATCTTCGGAGAGTTCGCGTCCATTCCGTCCACCGAAAAGAACCACGCCAAAGAATACTGATCCGTTTCAGTAATCCCTTTCCTTATTATGCCTTATTTTACGTGGATAATTTTTACAGATTGCTTCTTTCGCTCCGCTCATTCGCAATGACATTCAAATACTACCGGTACTGTCATGGTGAGTATATCGAACCATGTTAAAGTACGTCACCCTGAGCTTGTCCTCGCGCAGCGGCGGCGCAGTCAACGGATGTCTCCTCGAGCGAAGGCGAAGCGGTCGGTGAAATATCTCCATAGATCGCTTCATTCTCCCCTGAGTTCGCAATGACACTAAATAATCAAAATCCCAGACGTTTGAATTGTTTCTCGATCTCGGTTTTCCCGAGCGAGAAAATCACCGGCCTGCCGTGCGGGCATGAGAACGGCATACTCGTCGCGGCGAGGTTTTTTAATAGTTCCCGCACCTCGGACTCCGCGATCTTTTCGCCCGCGCGTACCGAGGCCTTACATGCCATCTGCTTGATCGCGCCATCGATAAAATCCGCCGAATGCGGGTCGACCCCCGGATTTTCGGTCAGGTTCTCGATAAACCCCATCACCGTCTGTACCGTATCGTTATAATCGATATAGTCCGGGATACTCCGTATCACATAGGAGTTACCGCCGAAATGCTCGATCTCGAACCCCATCGCGCCGAGGGTGTCGACATTCTCGCGGAACACGTCGGCGGCCTTGAGAGGAATATCTATCTGCACCGGGACGAGAAGTTCCTGTGTGGCGGTCTGCCCGCTCCGGTACTTATCCCGCATCTTTTCGTAATTGATCCGCTCGTGCGCGGCATGCTGGTCTACAAACAGCAATTGTCCGTCCCCTTCGAGTACGATATAAGCCGAGAACACTATCCCCACATACCGGTACTCGAGATAGTCGATATTACCGGGCGATTCGGGCTGCCGGGCGGGGAACAACTCCCTCTCCGAACCGGCGGGATGTTCGTACGGAGTAATATCCCGGCTATCCGGCTGGGACGCATGGGAAACATCGCCCCTTTCCATATCGCCCGCGCGCTTCCCGTCGAGAAACCCCCCGATCGCGCCCGCGATTTTTCGTTCGTACGGGGTGAAACGCATCTCGCCCTCGTCCGCCGGGGAAATCCCGTCGCTGTCGGAGAGCGCCTCGCGGAGGGCGTGCTGTACCGCCTTCGATATGACCGACTCCTCGCGGAAACGCACTTCCTTCTTCATCGGGTGGACATTGAAATCCACCTCGGCGGGGTCGAGTTCTACATAGAGAAAGACTGCGGGGAAAAACCCTTTGGGTATCAGGTTCCCGTAGGCGTTCTGTATCGCGAAGTAAAAATGCTTCCATTCGACCGCGCGCCGGTTCACAAAAAAGTACTGGTACGACCGGTTCGGGCGGATAAACGCGGGCTTGGTCAGATAGGCGGTGATTTTCACCCCGCCGTCATGGTATTCCAACGGGATCAGGTAATCGGTCGTATCGGGGAAAAACTCGACGATCCGTTCGACCAGCGTCCGCTTCGGCGACGCGAGGTACTTCCGTTCCCCGTGCGACGAGAACTCGAAACCCGTATCGTGGAACGCGAGCGCCTTTTTTAGTAT
The nucleotide sequence above comes from Brevinematales bacterium. Encoded proteins:
- the mutL gene encoding DNA mismatch repair endonuclease MutL; translated protein: MGVIRTLDYNTVVKIAAGEVIDRPASIVRELIDNSLDAGATVIKVAIGGGGKQIIEVQDDGSGMEKGDLELCTKNHTTSKIGTFDDIVALRTLGFRGEALSSIAEVADVSILSRLRHTQSGYRMETAFGEFKSFTETGMNTGTTVIVRDLFGNLPARKKFLSNDSTETRFVNHEILKKALAFHDTGFEFSSHGERKYLASPKRTLVERIVEFFPDTTDYLIPLEYHDGGVKITAYLTKPAFIRPNRSYQYFFVNRRAVEWKHFYFAIQNAYGNLIPKGFFPAVFLYVELDPAEVDFNVHPMKKEVRFREESVISKAVQHALREALSDSDGISPADEGEMRFTPYERKIAGAIGGFLDGKRAGDMERGDVSHASQPDSRDITPYEHPAGSERELFPARQPESPGNIDYLEYRYVGIVFSAYIVLEGDGQLLFVDQHAAHERINYEKMRDKYRSGQTATQELLVPVQIDIPLKAADVFRENVDTLGAMGFEIEHFGGNSYVIRSIPDYIDYNDTVQTVMGFIENLTENPGVDPHSADFIDGAIKQMACKASVRAGEKIAESEVRELLKNLAATSMPFSCPHGRPVIFSLGKTEIEKQFKRLGF
- the ndk gene encoding nucleoside-diphosphate kinase, whose amino-acid sequence is MAIQRTLTLIKPDAYKAGNIGNITAMIEENGFKIVHALLFKFTEKSAKQFYHVHEGKPFFDGLIQFTVSDKVLAMVLEKENAVADFRKLMGATDPAKAEPGTIRAKYGTAMPKNAVHGSDSDTNAKKEITYIFGEFASIPSTEKNHAKEY
- a CDS encoding metal-dependent transcriptional regulator, which codes for MTKSMEDYLETVYLIVRDNKVARVKDVAERLNVKKPSVINALKELETEKMIVHEKYGYIELTPGGERGGAKIYSRHLLLKSFLTDVLGVPEETAETEACSMEHVLSRGTFERLEQFIQSQLGK